The segment TATCTTTGATGATAGTAAATGCGATACTGGTAATGATGGGAATGCACAGAGGATTCACTGGCTGATAGGCCCTGAATTGTGGACATGGACTGTCAGTGGAGTTTGACCTGATATATCATGTAAGGGCACGTCAATTTATACTTTTATCGTTTTAAAAGATAAGTAGAGATAAGTGCAAAAGCCATTAATTCATGTGGTTTTCCCACTCTATTTGTATTTAGGGATAATGCTTTAGGAGTGCAGATTGTACATTAAATAATTAGGAAGTGTAagataaatattgcatgtaatgGTATGCAAGGCATGACAGACAGGCTGCAGCATGTACCTATCTACCCCTTTATATGTGATTCACTAGTCATAAGCTTTCTTTTTGccattaatattttttgtttaaatatttttcatttcatgtgAATTAGTAGTTGTTATATGGAGGAATATAATGAAcgcaatataattatgtatgtaCAAATTAATTCTGAAAGATTCACATGTCAGTTCTTGTACACTGTTGCCTAGGACAAGATTACACAAACATCATACACACAAGTTCCTTTGAGATAAGGCACTACCAGTTAATTAACTTGTGTTCAATATTAATATTATGGTGTTTATTTAGAAAGAATGGAATTCAAATGGAAATGATGAacaaatcaatttaaaaaaaaaaaaaatatatgtctTACTCTATCTATCTTAACTTCATATCATTAGATATTAAACCTAAAAGGTGCgcacatgtgtgtgtgtgtgttactgatAATATATAGATTTTCATTATGATTATTTGCAGTGATAAACAATTTGAGTTTATTGATGCAATTTAACTGCATAGCAATTTTGTTAAGAAAAGataacatgtaattatatatatatagtaatgataCTGATCTTGGCATTGATCAAGAATATCACCACATTAACAATAGTTTGCTAAAataatttcttcttcttcatattttgatattttaatgaaaatttttctTTGCTGACTCTCAAGGTGTTGTGAGCCAGGAGACAGAGAAGCATGAAAACCTGTTCTGTGTTGAACATATCATGTTCTGATATAATTTTATGTCAGATAAATTTTTTAGAGTTTAAGAGTCAAGTATTATATAGATCATTGAGGAGTGTTTGATTTGGCAGGGGTTCACAATTCACAATACCACAGAAATAGGGACCGAAGTGAACTAATGTGCatgtatgaaaattttaaagctCCTAAGAATATAATTTTATTGGCATACTTCCAAATAAATGCATTTGctcttgtatatgtatatttaaaggCATAAGAAGTTTGTACAATAGACACAGTGCATTGACATTTTAATTGTAAGCATAAACAGAACTGATAGTGAATGCCCTAGCAAAAAGTTAGGAGATTTTGTGGCAGAAATTGTGATCGAATTATACTTCTTTTGATAGAGCtcttcttttaatttctttttttttttttgcagtgtCCAGACTTTTTTGTGAGTCTGAGTCCTTCAAAATGGACTTGATCCTAGATATCAATACACAGATGTACCCTGTTGATTTGGGTAAGTAAATACAAACTGAATCCATTTCTCATAATgagtgtatttttaaaaaaaaaaccattccaATAGTGTGTATGTTTTATAAGGGAAGTAAATCTCTCATCTGAAAATCTTTGCTGATTTATGGATGAATTTTCTTCCGTAGTCATGTCCTAGCTACTTCCCACATTGTAACTATATCCATGTTGAATTTAATTAGTGAGTCAATTCATTACTGGTATGAATTTATAATGGTATATTAggtacaatatttgttttaatgcCAGGGGTGAAGAAAATAGAATATAATGCCATGACGTAAACATGATAAACACTTGGAATTATCAGTACAGATGCATTTCAGTCTTGGTGCAGTATTATTGTGTGTAAAAAAATCATTCAGCAGTAgaatatagagaaaaaaagaaagacatttGTGAGAGGTTTTTCAGCATTGATCTTGATATCACTTTATCATGTTTGTATTAGTAATATTACAAATAGTAAAAATTTCAGCAGATCTAGATAAAATATGAATAACCCCGTGAACATGTTTAGTCCTGTGAAAACAGCCTTTAGAATAGTTATCtgtaatgaatataaaaacgtGCAACCAAGGCCGACTTCCAAATTTCACTTGTTTGCAGTAGGGTGTTTAAACACAAGTATTTACTTATGATTTATAATAATTTGCACAGGTAGAGCGGCCTGATAAGTCGAAATCTGCCTGTAATATTGTCGTACAGGTGCAAGTTGGACAGAAACACCTACTTTAACTGTACGATTTACTTTATCAGAGAATTGACCTCATGAGGCATATCACACACGCGCACACATACAGACACAAAGGTCTAAATAACCCATAGGGGAACATTTCagggaaattatttttttttagcctGAGATATTTGATATCTTCATGAGAGCCATGCAAACTAAGTCCAGTTATAGAGTTCTTGTACCAATACCTGGCTCTATgattataaaagaaaacaagtTACTATGAAATGATGCAAATCAATTTATGTTTTGAGTATGGactattttacaataaaatcagCTTTCTTTTCCATGATAAGGATATAGGCATATGTTATAGAATTGGCTTATGTCACTTTCACACTTCTTAAAGAGGTCTACAATAAATCCATATCATATATTTAGTTGTGTGTCCATACTAAAATATGATTTAAGAGAGAAGTCCAGgtttacatgtaccattaaatttttttcaggTGACAAATTCCGTATGGTTTTAGCCAAGACACTGAGGGAAGATGGAACCCCAGATGATGGTGAATATAACCCTACAGACACTGGTCCCTCCAGAGCAGACAGTTTTGAGTACGTAATGCATGGGAAAGTATACCGCATTGAGGGGGATGACACTGGACCGGACTCCAGTCGACTGTAAGTGGTGGCacagtgtgttgtgtgtggttTCTTTTCCTATCTCTTGGTGCTTTTAAGGAAAACTTAGTACGTGTTAAATACAGAACACCTGGAAGATTGCCATAGGCTTAACCTGTGATGCAGATTTTGACAGTATTTTTCACGTCGCTATAGTTTTTCTTTTTGTAGAATACCCGTAGAATTTTCTGTCTTTAGTTTGCTTCTTACATGTAAATTGTCAGCATGTGCACAGATAAATAATTCTAATGGtatgtgtgagtgtgtgtaCTTGAATGCATGCAATTCCGGGTAAGTCAGTACTCGGTACATGTAGTTACTAGGATGTGTGCTACTAACATGTTGCCTTGAGTTTTACACATACTGAAACACAGAACTTGTACTTGTATTGCAGAAAACAGATTTTGGGAAATGTGTAGCAATAGAGTTCAAACAAAAGATAACATaaaatgaaagtttttcatGCTGTGAACAAACAGAAAGAAAAGTCTCCATGGTAATTCATTGCATGCAACAACCTGCAATTGAGATTCTTGCTAAATTTTTTGCTGCAAGACTGTACTTGTATGTGGtactttaataaatattgaCCCAGTAAGTTCAGAGGTCGATTTGGTGTAATGAAAGAATGTTGAATCTTTTAAACACAGTTTAGAATAACTGAATTAAAAGTCTTGTTATTGTAGTGATGAAATCACAAGTAGCTTTAAATGTGGGAATTACGAAATTTTGCATTATAGAAATTTTTACGTGTGGTTTAGAAGAGTGgatatacatatttaaagagaatcTATAAATATGCATGCATGGTTTGTAAAAGGACCTGTTCCAATAGAAAGAAAAAATCGATTTGTAAAGCCTGTTAAACAATTGATTGGATTGAACTGCCAAGTCAGGACTTGAATGAACACTTTGTGGGAAATACGTACTTTAACGCATGCTCAAATTGCTGGCAGATATCGAACGCTAAATGGGGGCATACCATCGCCACCAACCTTAGAGATTTATTTCTTCCTTTAGCTATTCATTTTGGACTTTCTCATTGCTAAGTTTATTCATAGTCTGTTAGCAAATTTAGGATATAGACAGTATTCATACATGAACACACAACTGTTGAACAGGTAGATAAGGACCCACATTCACCGTAGTGTCCAACATGTTCTATGAAGTATGCACACTGTCTTTATCTTGTGATGGTTCAGAATTGAAAGGTAAGCAAGTATGTGGGGAGTATAACCCGGGTTAAAGTGAACCTAGAAAGGAATGTGAAGGGAAGTTGTGATAAATGTTTTATGTCCATGAGGAACTCACACTACACATGTGCAGTGTATGTATCAGGTGTGTCCCTCACACACTGTAGGTAGAAGGTGCCCTTCTTTATTTAGGAACAATAAATTTCTAgaaaaacatgtcaaaattcctgaatatatttttttttaaaaattctgaagTAGACCCTATTTATAGAGAGGGAAAACTCTTGACTAAAAATACACACCAAGGTAACCACAATACGTAAAGTTCATTATGCAAAATGTACATAACGTATGTTCATTGAATATGTTGGCTGGTAAATATGTATTGTTAGGTTGTAAGTAATAAATCTTAGCTCTGGACAGTTTCCATTATACCTCTTTACCCAACAAAAAGAGGCTCATGAACTTGGAGCATAGTTGTACTGTGTTTATAAATTGTGCTGATGTAACCTTTTTACTGTTTTAAGCCACTGAGTGGATATTATGGATGTGTGCCTTTATTGATGTCTAACTGTGGTTATGGATCAGTAATTCAGATAAGTTTGGCAGTGTGTAATGTTTTGAAGATGCTGAGTTTCAAAGTAAAATGTTTTCGTCATCAGAAGCCTAGAGAGATGCTGTGTCTGTTGTGGTGCGTTTGCAagttttttttgtaaatacttAGTCACCATTTGAAGCCTACATTGTTGTCTGCCATGATGTCAGGATCTTTagttatataatatatatacagagtAGTGACGATGGCAAACAGGGTCACATTTCATTACAGATAGGTTAGTTTGGCATTTAGTTACATCTTTCGGTATGTTGACTATTTTTACTAGAGGTTTCCCCACGCGTCTCCTGTCAGGTAATGATGAAGTCCTACAGTATTTTTGTGTTGTGTGAACAGCATGCTTCATTTCTCTTCTCTGTAGTAGTTTTGAAGGGTTTTCTGTCTTTTCACTGTATCTTGCAGTCAATAACCTTTTTTCTAGGGGATTACTTGACAAGTCCAGGGGACGATGACCTACGGATGATCCTGTATGCATGATTGGAAAGAGAAAGTGGTAATGTTGAGAACTGCTTATGGAGGGTAAGGTACCATTGTGTGTTTGTACAGGAATACACTATGAACACAGCTGGTGGTATCTTGTTCTCTATGATGCTATAGCTGCTGAGGTTGATCTGGAGAAGTTTTTGCACACTACCCCTTTATGTGTAAGAGGCAGTGAAGGCACATGCATGGTGCCCTGTATACATGCACACAAGTTTTGCTTGGGTTTTGCATCATTAATGATGTATATAACTGATTATTTTATCATCAATTCAGGgttgaaatatgaaatagaatCGAGGTTAATGATCTAGAGCACATTTGTTCTGTAATTCTTTTGCACTTATAGAATCACTTTGTAATTGACACAGACAGTGTGAGTTAGCTGTATaaattaggtacatgtatacagagtaTTGTACTCAATAATTCAAGGTAAAGTTTGGGTGTACCTGTTGGCCAGATGAGAAGCTTTTGGAGAGATAGTATTCATTGGCAGTATTAATTAGCAAGTTGTGGATATCTTATGGTGGTGCTGTACAGAGGAGACTTTATACTCATATGGGTGAAGGTACCATTGGGTGTTCACATAATTAATGGTGTGAACACAGCTGGTGGTATCTTTTCTTCTGTGAGAGAACTCACCATTCTTATTGTTTTCAGTTTCTGTTAAGTGGAcatgatctctctctctctctctctctctctctctctctctctctctcctttaaATCAAGTGGAAACATGTGCACTGCACTATGAAAAAAGTTTGTGGATCTTTTGATTGTCACCTGGTTTGAGCTTAGTTGAGAGGGTTAGTTCATGGGATAAGAATTTAAATTGCTCATTGATTTATCAAGATTGAAATAAGTTACCATATTTTCTTGAGTGCTAAATTACTGCTCTTTAGCATAGTATATAAGGCTGTTCAAATTCATGTGGAGTCATTTCAATTTAAGAACTATTGATCTTGTTTTTTTCTGATCATTAAATTGTTTGATTGCAAGATATTTCAGTTTGATAATAAAtgttatattgtacatttagaatttaaaattcTTAATCTAAGAGATATCCATTAGCAACATATCAAACAAAGAGCGGGTGAATTGCGATATACTGGATTATTGTTAATAAGTTATTGGTCGGCAATTTAAAAGCCTTCATTCCGCACAATTATCTTCATTGTTCTAAGCagataaaatataaaattaacaGCATTTCTATACAGAAAATTAGAATAGTCACTCCAGAGGACTTCATTATTGACATGTCTTTTGAACCATGACTAGCACTGACTTGACTAACATGACGAAACTGACTCGTTCAAGTTTAGGAGGGAAATTTGTAATGGAGGGAAACATGTATAGTACAGTTGGTGGGGGCTCATGGAAACCAGTGTGGCTGTGTGCATTTCTGAATATTGCTGATCTAgcaagcatatatatatacttattgtgaTTAGTCAGTGGACTGTGATGGGCCAGTTACCGAATTCTGTGTGTCTACAATGTACTCAAAGTCCATCAATACCCGAGTttggaaataaattttgttttacatgggcaaatcaatttttttttttagaaattcaGTATTCCATAAATGTTCTCTTAGAATTAATTTATTACTAATGTCAAGTAGCGACACTGCAtttgaatttaagaattagaagaCATTACATACATGTTATGCATCACTGAAGCTAGCCAATATATACTCTGTGATAAATTGATTTCAAGTTAAAAACagactaaatacttgaaatgtaCATGATATAGGTACTAgtacaaatgtacatgataTAGGTACTAGTACAAATGCGTCTTGTTCCTTTGATATTGTTTGATATAGGAAGTTGATACGATGATGACATAAGTTCGGAAGGTGTCGGACGTCAGGCAAGTAGTAACAGGACTTCCTTAAACATCTTGTACATCTGAAAAAGGAAGTCATGCTGGAAATGCTTACTTCTGCTGTTTTgatttagaaatatataattaaaaattgaaatggaattttcttcaaatttttatagaaattttaaaGTGAACATTGTTTGCATTTTTTCCAAATTTACATAGATTTGATATAGATGTAAATTGCACGTAAATATACATTCTGGAATTTTGTCctcattttctttctgttttCTTTTCCTATCTAATATACCTATGAAGCAGACAAAAGTGGGTAGATGATTTATTACCTAGATTTATTTGTCATACCTggatatatacagtaaaatttgCACAGTGGCTTTAACCACTCATCATAAACGGGGCATCCCAACCAAGCAGGATCAGGCATGCCTGCAGTTTGGCAACATGTCTTAAGTTCCTATTAATGCattgccaaatttcaagtcaagAAAAAACTCACATTACCAGGCTATTCATGTACTGCAGTAGTATCTATTGTCTTTTTCAcctttaaaacatttaattacaaaatcttttgttTGGAGCTTTACTAATTGTTCAATATTTGCACCTTCCGTAAAATGCGACTTTTTTGCGTGACTGAAATGGGAGCTGGTATAAAGAAACGAGAGAATTGTATTCATCTAGGCCCTTTTTAGAATTTATCAAGTTACtggaaaaggaaaaataaaagtaaatgttGAGCTTTTCTGTTGAATGTTCTTGGTTATGGAAAATTTTATGTCGTAGTCATATGCTAATGAtggaattttaatttgataGCAAAGTTTCGTCAGCGATATATTTATAACccttaaaaacaacaacaggaAAACGTAGATAAGTTGTATGTATAACTACAACGTCAGCATATGAATCAGTCCTATTTTCATAGCAAGCAATGGCACATGATAACACAGTACATTGTAATATAGGGTTCAAATTTTTTGGCTTCTTGACAATTTTTGCCTGTGATTGTGATAATTGCGGCTGTCTGTGCACAGGTGAGTTTTGCGACAGGTAGTTATGTGGCTGGATGGATTCAAACTAATTAATTACAGCCTGATTCTGCCCAGATGACTGATGAATATTTAGATATGACTGATTTCTTTCAAAATGACTATGGAGATTTGGAGGATCTCGTTGACCTGACAAAGTTAGTAAGTGGTATTACGTCCTTGCTTCTAGCCTTCTA is part of the Ostrea edulis chromosome 2, xbOstEdul1.1, whole genome shotgun sequence genome and harbors:
- the LOC125679456 gene encoding DNA-directed RNA polymerases I, II, and III subunit RPABC3-like, with the translated sequence MAGVLFEDIFDVKDIDPEGKKFDRVSRLFCESESFKMDLILDINTQMYPVDLGDKFRMVLAKTLREDGTPDDGEYNPTDTGPSRADSFEYVMHGKVYRIEGDDTGPDSSRLAAYVSYGGLLMRLQGDANNLHGFEVDSFVYLLIKKLAF